GGAAATGACGTCAACTTGTTCTATTTCCGGacacttactgatgttgttagtTTCGAATAAACTGAGATTGTTGTTATCTGTGGACAGAGAAATATATAAATCCCCATAAACTTAACGAAATCAAGAGTTGCTGcaaaatatgaaacagtttGGCTAGGcaacaaaaacaagcaaaaatcTATTTATAGATCAGGATACGTAGCACGGCTACAAATCACGGTTCAAGTACATGGTGTTCTACGAGGAAAAAACTAAAACGAACAATTACTTTTTTTAATAGGAAGCCTGATTTGGCTCCAAAAATATCTTAAGGTTCGCAGAGAAATCAGCTAACATAATTACATACAACtattttcaattttaaatttacttttTGTACTTTAACACGGATTATTCTGCATTCTGTGGACATCCATTTTCGATTTTTGTTCGATTCCGAATGAGAAGTGTCTTTTCTGTTTACATCCTTGCAACATTCCATAAGCGAAATGGCGGACGAGGCGCTTGCACGGGCAGGACTTCATTTCGATGAACTCAATAAGATAAGAGTTTTAGAACCTGAAGTTGCACAACAAACTGTTGAATTGAAGGAAGAGTGCAAAGACTTTGTCGACAGTAAGATGGGGTTTGGTTTTTTCATAGGATGCTATGACATCTTTAATTgtttatttgtaaacaaacttGTTCTTTTTTCACTTTACCGGGCGCACTTTTTACGGTTAATTAGCGCTCTCTAAAGATAGGAAGGTACCAGACTATAACCTCAAATCCTAACCCTAAAGATCGCAAAGGGTGTCTAACCCTAATCCGAAGGGACCgttcattttgtgtgtgtgtgcgtgcgtgcgcgtctctctctctctctctctctgtgtgtgtgtgtgagagagagagagagagagagagatgattTTGGAAAGAGTACCTCCCTCTTTTTACATAGAATATTTCCACCTTCTATGTAACATTCCAACACTGAACGTCTGAAGtaagttcattgattgttttttttataccAGTTTTAGTTTAGTGAAGGTATATTTAGGGTGAGctgtgcatgtcagtttgtaatttaagCTTTGATTGGGGTTGGGGGTATGGGCAGAACTCTTGccatgatttttatggagttgtatgtacaatgtgaatgaatgCCCCACCTGTAGAGGCACTACAGTGAGATAGGCCCTGTAAACTGCATTCTAGCCATATGGTATTAGATACTTGAAATGATTCATGTTATGCGCATGCGCACAGCAAGTTGAAAATTAATGTGAAGCCAATGAATATGTAGTAACAATATGTAGTGGAACAGCTTTGTGAAGGCATTGCCTGTTTAATGCAGAGGTTCCATGACTATGTGTCTTATTTGTGTTTTGTGCAGTTATTCCTTTTTCAAGTTATTTTACCCTTCATGGTTCTCATTTGAACTGGAACAGACTGTATgatgggtccatttctgacAATGGTCACACCCCAGGGAATGCTGGTTCTTCCTAAGAGTCTTGTCTGTTAGTTTTATGTAGCATTCTGAATCTGAGTCattggaccaatcaaaactaaTTAAAACAATAATCTTGCTAAGAAAACTGACAGTTAAAACATCTTGTAATCATTACATAAACAGATGTGTGGTTGACTATACTCATAAAATAAACACTTAAACTCTATGAGCAACTGATGAGATATTCTAAATAAACAATACTGAGATGTTGTGAGATGTTTTCTCATAAAATAAACACTTAACCTGAGATGTTTTATATCAACAATGTGTGACATTCTTAGATGTTCAGGATTAGAACTACTGTAATGAATATATTCTAATCTTACTATTTTATACAATTTGGTCCCTTTGACTTAAATCTATGGCCCTTTTGACTTCTCGTTTGCTCCTTGACCTTTTCAGTTTTGTCCCGTTTGACCTGTTGGCAATGCCATACCTGGCGTATCATTCTGGTTTGCACcatctgtgacttaatattttttatatacatGTCGCTttgtgtaaaacaagaaatgcaTTCATATGTGAACATCATCGATGGCTTTCTTTGAAGTTAGACGTAAATGAATGTGGTAGTAACTGTAGTGGTTGGCAATACATCATTGCATGGGAACTACCCCTTACTGTATGGTGTCACACTGAAGGGTCTCTTTGAGTAATTTATATTATTTACTTCTTTAGAAATTGCTGATTTCCAGAAGATAGTAAGTGGCTTCATTGAAGTTGTGGATGGTGTTGCAACGGAAGTGGAGAAGGAAAAGATGAAGGTATGTTGTATCAATTACATTACACTTCCTTAACAGCATTTAGTGGTGTTCCAATGATCGAAAATCAATTGGAAGAAGGTTCAAAAACGCCTATCGAttgtaaaaataatattttcaattaATCAGAGTTTTATTGTTTTACTATTTAGTACAGGTATAACAAACTTGAATGAAGTATACtaaccattaaatttgatgaacaTTCACAAACATACTCAAAAGTGTAAGGTTATGCTCATTGTAAAatgtactcatggaaacaaataagggaacacatgagaGTACAATAGTTCCGTTGTTTATTTCCAGACTTTCATCCACAGTGCAatgcataccttgtgaagaaacctggaaaataaTAAAGGAACATGTGTACTTGCAtgcgttcccttatttgtttccatgagtatattagcCACTTTTTTTGGCTTATGTATGATTCTAGTTCTCTTTCATTTATGCGTGCATTTCATTTCAAGACAGTTTTagttaaaaaaagaaaaaaacattaattagAAAGTCTTGGGGAAACACCCTTAAAATTAttgattacattaaaaatgtatatatttcagttttgatCAATAATCGTTCAGCACAAGCCCTCTGTTAATCTACATGtatagtgagtttggtttctgATTCTGAACACTAACAGCATTACAGTTGAAACACTTCACAGGACATGTTGGAGCTTTGTAACAAGAAACATAACAAAGCTGTAATTTCCTGTGTTGAAGTGTTGTTCCATGTCAGATACATATAAATCTGTTGAAAGAATAATTCTTTGCAAATTCTGTTCGTATATTGTTACAAGTATCGgaaactacataaatatatgtGATAAAATTCTTGTAGGTTCATACTCATACGATGGGATGTCAAAAAGTAGTGAATCTCACCATAACAATGATGTAAAGGCAgctgttttttatgttttatttttctacatatctGTCTACCTCAAGAAAATTGGTTTGCTGTGTACCAGCCTTGTGATCccccattttgtttgactttttatcTTGGTACCTGCAAAAAAcgcaaaatctgcaataaatgcattacaaacttcaggaaacaaaatatgcaggaaacattttgtgtgtttgaggtAGGTAGAAGTCCGCTAAAAAAAATACTCAAGACAAATGTGTTAACACTAAAAAAAATAGTAActgatatgtttaaaaaaaactgaATCGATCTGAAATCATATGTTTCATGCAAAGTTTGCCGACGGTGAATCGTGACATAGCTAATATCAGTATTGCCCATTTGTGCAAACAGTCTAGGCAGGGTGTATTGCAGACTTGTTTTGTGTGGACAGTCTAGGCAGGTTACATTGCTGACATATTTGTTGCAGGCAATCGGTGCACGGAATCTCCTAAAGTCAATTGCTAAGCAACGAGAAGCTCAGCAGTTGCAACTAGTCGCACTCATCACAGAGAGGAAGATGCAGCTGGAGAGGTCAGTTACCTTGATTATGACTGCAGCACAAGTGGAACTGGGCTATTTGACATTCCTAGTTTGACTCGAGAAACATGTCTGTGGAAACAGCGCCTATTTACCTCAATGCTTCTACTTACCTCATTGTTCTCTTTACTTCAataaatattgtacagtgtGGGGATTGAAACCAGTTTCTTAGGATTAAGCATAACCATGAGACTATTTAGTtgcaaaatacatttcatatcAAATGTACAGGGCTGCAACAATCCATTTTGATTCAttgaaaattgaatctgacaccTTAGTTTCCAATTTCTGATGactatcatcactatttcaatTTGAGATTAGAATATCTATTTAAGTTATTTTTCCACATAGAGAACATAATTTGTACTCCAACTCAAGCAGTTTTAAGAGCTGAAATAAGAGGAAACATGATTGTTGATGCCTGGGGTAATTACCAAGTGAGAATCCTTGTTAGTAGACATCACCAAATTCCTGATTTTCTAGTCAAAGTTTGGAAAAAGTTTTCagtttgatatgttttgtttaataAACTCTGAGAGTAAATGAAATCTGGtgttttacttgtatgaagaatcaaactgaaaatgtttgaattgAGGGTTCAGTAGTGAAAATTGAGATCAAATCGAGGTTTTGGTGAATCATTGCAGCCCAACAAACACTTAAAACATTCATGCTCCATCCTTCCCATCACCATGCCAGTGCAGAGTTGGAACAGGGAAGTGTTAGATGACTGGTTTACATGGATTTTTTTTGTCAGGTGAAATAGGTTGCATTCATATGACTCTTGGTGTTACCtcagtgtgtcagtgtatgCTTATGGTAGACAGGAAGTATATCATCCTGATCACGTTGTGTTTCTTTGGTCCAGATTGCGGATCCAGTATGATGCCTTACAGAAAGCTGAAGGTGAACAGAATGAGTTCATTGAGCAGCTGATTCTCCAGAAGTGACCAACATCTTTCATAGTTCTGTCCGTCCAAACATTTTCATCTGTCCTTGTACATAAATGATATATCATTAATTTATTAAAGAAATTACATCCTCAGCTTTTGTGTACTTGATCTTTGCTAACACAGATAAGTGATTTTGTTGTACTACAACGAATCCACAGGTAATGCTTCAGTAGTTATGACAATTTGTGAATAAAAACTAGTTACCAGTCAAGACTGCTACTAGTCTCATACTATTCTCATACTAGTGAATGTATCAATCCCTAAAACATTAACATGGCAGCAGTGTCCATAAGCAGGATTCAGAGATCAACGCTGGAATTGCATAAAGACCAAATATCAATCAAGTGAGTTTATGAGTTTGCAACACTGGgatagagtgaatgagtaaagAGTTTCacgctgcttttggcaatatttcagcagtatcacagaggggacatcagaaatgggcttcacacattgggaCGATGTgggaaaataaaaaaatgggctttcagcatgacgagtgaacactttaatcactaggctactccacagcTCCTGGATACGGGTTCGAACTGGAAACTTAAGAAACTAAACATATTCCACAAATACAACAACAAGTGGCTTAAAGATACAGATGTTTAATTACACATTTATTCAACATCCCAGCACCATTACTCATGATGCTGTTATGCCCAAGCATTTTATGGGCACCAATTCTGTTTCATACACTTCTTCCCACTCATGTAGAACTGATACTTTGGTTGATAGCAGCATTCAACACAACACTCAGTTTAACACTTTGAAGATGCAGACAATAACTAGTTTGTAAATGTCATCTCATTCTGTGTGTTCTTTCTCATATCTCCTTGAAAGAATTCAGTAGtagtatatgtaaataaatCCTCCAATGTAGTCTACAGTCATCTATACTGCAGTTGAAACTGATCAGGTCTCCCCTCTACATCTATTTCTCATTTGTGAATAATTAATAAGCCTCTGTTTTGATTTCTGCAAGTTTTCAAATTACAGAGTATGAGGATGTACTTTGATGTAACCTCTTCAATTATATCTCGTCTCATTCTGTACATGTTTAACTGAATGATCTTTCCTCTGAAGATACTTAATGGGGAATATGAATGAAGACAGAAGCAAGCTTTGACTAGCCACAGAAATGTGAGGACCATGCAGTACTTGAACGCTTCAACCTACTGATGTCACTGGCATCAACCAGTATGACCACTCACAATGTGACCACTCAGCTACTAAATGGTAGTTGTTTCTCTGAATGTGTAAATATTGAAGCACAAATACAGCTTGATGCATGAAAATTTATGTAAGGACTTTTCAAATCCAGCAGTGTCCTGCTTAATAGTAATCTCATGTGAAATCTTACTTATgatcaagaaaaacaaataaacaagtaAACGACAAAGTAatgaaccaaaaaaaaaaaaaaaaaagaaacactcATGCCAAATTATACTATCCATTTCACAAATCATGTACAGAATTTGAGAATGTTACCAATTTCACTTTACTGCATCTTGAACTTTATAACCCAGCACAAGGTCACCAAAAATAATATCAGAGGCTACAAATCTTCCATATGGAAAGATGAAAACTCTCAGTTTTATCAATAGTTTTTAACATAGGGTATTTTTGTCACCTTCTCTGCCCCTCTCTGGAAGGGTCTCACGTCAAGTCATTCTGTGAATCACTCCAAGATCACACAATCTTAAAACATCTCCTGATTCTTCAGCTATTGTGAAGTGTCGCAGGTGTAAGAGTAAGATCCTGGAGGGCAGAAGTGGAATGGGTCGTTACAGTGACTGGGGGGAAACGCTAGGTCAGGAAGGTGTCGTCAATATCCTCCTTGCCTCCGTGCTGGGGTTGTCCTGCCAGTTTCTTCAGTGTCTTGTTGACTGTTTCCTTCAGGGACTCCTGCATCCCAGATTCCAAACAGCTCATGGTACTCTGCAACAGTGTAAGGAGCTGTGACAAGCCTGTTATCACACGATAGCATCAAATACTGCTACAAACACCAACCATTAGAAATACAATTTGGAAACGAATACTTGTTAAATGattatgtcagcaatattcctgcaaataGCACACATGAGCAAAGCCTTGGACAAATTAAGTGTTTACTATCACTGCTCAGTTGCAGTGTACACAACATCCCAAATTTGTTGGATCCTTTAACAAGTATGAATTCCTGCTCCACTGTTGACATTAATATGACACACTGACCATCTCCATGATCATAAAAATTATTACACTGTTCTGCTGttattttataatttattttCCTTAAATAGCAATGGATATTCCCTTTATTACAGTTGTTGAACTTCAATACATCAAACTGAAAGCTTGTTCCTTGCATGTTCCATATTTTGTTATCATTTTCCAGTTGTGTTTGACCTCTGATAACTCAAAGCCTTTATGTAGACTTTTCACCTTGACACCACAGCACCACTGACCTCCAGTTCATCATGAATGTTGATCACCAGAGATTGGGACAAATTCAATAAGTAAGGAATGCTGATCCATCACTCTATATTTATTATTCTGtaggtaaccatggtaactcaCCTGCAGCACCGCATCCCCTTGCCTCATGTGCAGCATGGCAACCAGGGCGTACTCGCTGCTGGCACGGACCATGGTGTTCTTCTCCTTGGTGCCGTTCACAAGAGGAGGGATGAGTGGCTTCACAAGGCTCTGGGGGAGTGGTTCTTCCACAGACTGAGCAAGGTATGTTGCCACACGCCCGACAAGCTGCTTCACGTCATTGGAGTCGTGTTTCATTCCCTTGAAACATCAGCACTTAtccatgtacatattataatctctttacacacaaaaaaacaaatcaaagaaaaaaaataattaaactcATTTTACAAAGTATTTGCCAAAATATTACTAAACCAAAACAATCAGTAATGAAATGTGACTATAACAACAAATGCTCCTACCTTGATAAGAGCAGCAAGCAGCTCTGGAGTTAACTCCCCTGTCTTATTCTGGTGTTGAAGTATGTAGGCGATTCCACGTAAACCACTCTGGCAGATTGGAATCTACAGAACAGGAAACATACGTTACACACTACAAGCACTCTAATACATGGAATTAAGACTCCTGGACAATTAGCAAGATCAGCGTATCATCATCAGGGTCTCCTGTATCTGGCACAAATCTACATAAACCCATCTCCCATTTGTTCAGTTCGTATTTCCTATTGCAGCTCATTGTAACAAAATACCTGTTTCCATGACAGCTTCAACCACATACACTGTAGCTGAACTCACCCTGTCAGCGCTGGATAAGTCCATGATGACTTTAGTGACACTCTTCACATACTGCGGGGTGAGGATTTTATCTGGGCATGTCTTGAGGGCCACACCTAGCGCAACACTTCGACCATGACGTAGTTGCCAATCCAGACTGCCACCAACCTCTGACATGAAATCAGAAATACATTACCAACATTACTTGAcaaatacatacagacatactgCTGTCTGGTCATTTTCCAGTAAAACTGCTTGCTTAGTCATAACTCAAAACCTCATATTTTGAGTTGCAGGTCCGCTGGGTTAATGTAACATTGCAGATATAGTGTCATCAACACAACAGACAGCTCTCCCATACACCTACCCAACAAATAGTCCAACATGACGGTTCCAAGTTCCACCTCTCCCAGGGATCCACACAACACTCCCATACAGCCAGCTGCAACCATCCTTGTACTGTCCTCTCCACTTCCAAGCATTCCACTCAGCGTTGAGGTGAGCTGCTTGCGGATAGACTCGGACATCTTACTGCCTGCACCAGCCAGACAGAACCGCAAGGCTTGCAGCATGGTGTCTCTGTGTAGACAGAaattctgtatgtttgtatttccTCCAACAAAACAAAGATATACTACCTGCTGCTTCTAGACAAGCATACTGAGACTCAATGTGTCATCTCACGACTGTATGGGGAAGTCAGTTGAACACATCAGTATGTGTGGATTCCAGACAAGAATATGGTCTCAACTTGTGTAATGGTGCAGTGAGCAGTATTCAAGTTGTATTAGTCCTGCAAATCAGGGGCTGATGCAGTAGGGAGTTACATGACATCAAGTAAACATGGCCATGCACTGTAGCATAACTAACAAGGGATACTCACAGGATGGTAACTTTGTGTTATGATAATCCCGAGCCTTTGTAAGTGTTTCCAGGACATATCATGGTGCTCAGGTTCCttaatgggtgagtgaatgagttttgtttttgctgcttttagcaatattccagcaatatcaccgtggAGGGACAtcaaaaatgagcttcacactttgtgcccatgtggggaatcgaagtgaggagtgaacactttaaccactaggctataccACTGCCCACTGGATCAAGATCACCACCGTAAGTCAGGTTGTACACAATGCACTGAGTCAGATCCCTAGTGTCAAGTGTGCTGGTGTATAAATACACCGAGTTAGGTTCCTAGTGTTGAGTGTGCTGGTGTACAAATACACTGAGTCAGATACCTAGTGTTGAGTGTGCTGGTGTACAAATACACCAAGTCAGATCCCTAGTGTTGAGTGTGCTGGTGTACAAATACACCAAGTCAGATCCCTAGTGGTGTTGAGTGTACTGgtgtacaaagtgatcttaagAGCTGAGacgatcataactcccatacctccACATGAAAAGTTGTAGCACTAAATCTGTTTTGGACTGTGCCACACTGATGGCATCAGATATCTCAGAGGTACTTAACACTTCATCATGACAACCTGACTATTTTCTATCTCTGCATCTAGGGAGCAACAAACATACTTTGACAGGTCTGTCTGATGCTAAGATGCTATATCTCATTTCTACCCTGCATTATCATCCAGTAACATCCTGCCAGCCATGACTTACTTGACACTGGTGTCTTCAGTGCTACGGATGCCTGTGTGCAACTCAGTGAACAGTGGATCCGTTCGCGTGTGAATGACGATCAGCTTGCCCAGCGCAGCGGCTGCCTTCAGACGGGTCGACCTGTTTGGATCATTCAGGGCCTTCAGGAACGTTGTCTGCAGCTGCGGCAGGAACGGCTTCAGCATCATGCCAACCTTACAAAAAAGAAAGAATCAGAACATTACATGTTTCATTTACTGCCAACTGCCCTACTCAGTATTCTAGCTGTATGACACTGACCTGTACATAACGATGTCTGTACCAGACACTAGTGGATGATAGCTTAACTGTGTTCACGTAACACTGAAAgactgagagggtacgcaagtcccaaaacattagAAGTCAAATTTACTTTTCCATATTTTTTTCAGCCGTAGTATTACTATtatttaatttgtggctaatcttgcatacaatcgccagcagctgaggggatggtgtaaatccagctaatgaccatgcaggtagcagaagtactgtaagtccccatggcccctagtatggtgacctaccttcagttgttggtgatctatagcctgattttatattgtactgtctgaatagtgatattggttttaacttttcacgctagttttaattcttattgtgatactctagttgttttactgtccttcgttgataggtttttaccatatgcataaattcctttttccaagaatgttctcgtaacgatatggctgcaatattgccgatgtgacgttaaattttaactcactcactcactaacactgaAAGAATCTGCATAGTGGGCTGTTCCAAGCATTATGCTCAGGGGAGACATACATTCACCATCAAGACCTGGTACAGATGACAGATTTATTACACCACAGGGTGAAGGAGCAAATGTTGtatagagagtttagttttacgctgcttttagcaatattccagcaatagaatggtgggtgacaccagaaatgggcctcacatgtagtacccatgtggggaaatcgaacctgggtcattGGCATGATCAgctgatgctttaaccattaggctaacccACTGACAGAAGCTCCACAGCATGACATAAACATAGAATTTTCAATGGAGGCTCAAATGTATGACATCAACGTAATATTACTGCCCACAAATATATACAGTTAGCTATAATCTAGTTGACTCAGGCAAATCATGTAAGTTTGGAGATTGACACACGCAGACAGACACAGCTTGACACATTTCCCATACCTTGCCCAGCAATAATGTTAGAGTCTCAAGGACAGCAACCTTGACCTGCCATGCAAACCGGTCTCCAAGGATACGGATGAGTGGGCCTGTGATGTTGACGACGGAGGGCTTCAATGCCTCAGGGCTGGTGAGGTTGATGACCTCCCCAAGACCAATGGCAGCAGCCTCCTTCATGTCAGGGGATCCATTCAGAATTCCTTCACGGAAGATTGGTAAGACTGGTGTGATTCCCTGGAACACAGTAACAGGTACTTGGCATTACACAGGTATTTTATAACGCACATCTACACAAGTACCCCAGTGAAAGATTCCTGATTGGTTAGAGAGTGAAGATTGTCTTAAGCAGAACCATCCAAACAGTCACATACACATCATATTATGTATGAAGGTGAATTAATAGACGGTACAAAGAGACAATATGCTTGAAAACAACAGAGGTAGACCCAAAATATAATTTAACATGTCAACAATTGATTCTGTAAAACACAAGAGCAAATTTTGACATTTCTCAAAATACTTGACTTGAAGTCATGTTAATCTAAATATAaagagaaaacaaaataatcCAACAGTATGTATAGTCTTACCTTCTTTGGAATGCTGAAGCCAGGGAGATTGGTGCCCTTAAAGTCGGACACAGCAAACCTAACAGCCGTCCTAACGTCCGCGATGTGTTGCAACATTTCAGATGTGTCTAGTttctacaaacaaacacagcatGGGCAGACAAGTTAAGAATTAttattcattttcagtaaattatgtttaatgattcaacatttgtaaatattcaagcaTTCAGAAATGATCTCCCTTGTATAAGCCCATTTATGATATTCTTTTCTGTTCAGCAATTCtactttaaaacaaaaaatattgttgCAATACAAAAAGAGATAAGTTTCTTAAAACCAACTGCTACTCACTTTGGTAACAGCATCCAAGCAATTCCATGCTGCTAGAAGAATATTATCCTCAGTGCGGGTGAACAAATAAATAAGTCCCCGCAAAAGCTGGGGCACATATTCCGAGAAGTCCAGCTCCGTCTGTTTACAGAACGCATGGAGGATTGTGACAGCTGAGGCACACATATTAGCATCAGACATCTGACTGGCACTCAGAAGGTCCTCCATGATGGTCCGAACACCAACCTCATCCTCCACTGACAAAACAACGGTCCTACAGTAGCTCAGTTCCTTGAAAGAGAATCAGTCAAAATATTTCACACCGGAAAACATAAGTTcatcaaaaataacaaaataataattattatataattactgaaccacaaaagaaactTTCTAAAACTGATCGAAACTTGATTCAAAGTTAACATTCAATTTAAAAATGACAACTACATAAAA
The window above is part of the Haliotis asinina isolate JCU_RB_2024 chromosome 1, JCU_Hal_asi_v2, whole genome shotgun sequence genome. Proteins encoded here:
- the LOC137280399 gene encoding intraflagellar transport protein 20 homolog — protein: MADEALARAGLHFDELNKIRVLEPEVAQQTVELKEECKDFVDKIADFQKIVSGFIEVVDGVATEVEKEKMKAIGARNLLKSIAKQREAQQLQLVALITERKMQLERLRIQYDALQKAEGEQNEFIEQLILQK